A genomic region of Camelus ferus isolate YT-003-E chromosome 11, BCGSAC_Cfer_1.0, whole genome shotgun sequence contains the following coding sequences:
- the ITPRIP gene encoding inositol 1,4,5-trisphosphate receptor-interacting protein, with amino-acid sequence MALGLFRVCLVVVTAIINHPLLFPRENATVPENEEEIIRQMQAHQEKLQLEQLRLEEEVARLAAEKEALERVAEEGQQQNESRAAWDLWSTLCMILFLVIEVWRQDHQDGPSPECLGTDEDELPGLEGAPLRGLTLPNKATLEHFYEHCIRGATADAARTREFVEGFVDDLLEALRSLCSRDSDMEVEDFIGVDSMYENWQVNKPLLCNLFVPFMPPEPYHFHPELWCSSRSVPLDRQGYGQIKVVRADEDTLSCICGKTKLGEDMLCLLHGKNNVAQPSSEAGDPLCAQDSPYLDTMRVMKWFQTALTRAWHRIAHKYEFDLAFGQLDTPGSLKIRFRSGKFMPFNLIPVIQCDDSDLYFVSHLPRESCPGTSASSTDWLLSFAVYERHFLRMTSKALPEGACHLSCLQIASFLLSKQSCLTGPSGLSNYHLKTALLHLLLARRPADWKAGQLDARLHELLRFLEKSLLEKKLHHFFIGNRKVPEATGLPEAMRRAEPLNLFRPFVLQRSLYRKTVDSFYEMLKNAPALISEYSLHIPSDHSSLPPKAVIL; translated from the coding sequence ATGGCGCTGGGGCTCTTCCGGGTGTGCCTGGTGGTGGTGACGGCCATCATCAACCACCCGCTGCTGTTCCCGCGAGAGAACGCCACAGTCCCCGAGAACGAGGAGGAGATCATCCGCCAGATGCAGGCGCACCAGGAGAAGCTGCAGCTGGAGCAGCTgcgcctggaggaggaggtggcgcGGCTGGCGGCCGAGAAGGAGGCGCTGGAGCGGGTGGCGGAGGAGGGCCAGCAGCAGAACGAAAGCCGTGCCGCCTGGGACCTGTGGAGCACCCTCTGCATGATCCTCTTCCTGGTGATAGAGGTGTGGCGGCAGGACCACCAGGACGGACCCTCACCCGAGTGCCTGGGCACAGATGAGGATGAGCTGCCCGGCCTGGAGGGCGCCCCGCTCCGGGGCCTCACCCTGCCCAACAAGGCCACGCTCGAACACTTTTACGAGCATTGCATCCGAGGGGCCACAGCTGACGCCGCCCGCACCCGGGAGTTTGTGGAAGGCTTCGTGGATGACTTGCTGGAAGCCCTGAGGAGCCTGTGCAGCCGGGACTCAGACATGGAGGTGGAGGACTTCATCGGCGTGGACAGCATGTATGAGAACTGGCAGGTCAACAAGCCACTGCTGTGCAACCTCTTTGTGCCCTTCATGCCCCCGGAGCCCTACCACTTCCACCCAGAGCTCTGGTGCTCCAGCCGCTCCGTGCCCTTGGATCGCCAGGGCTATGGCCAGATCAAGGTCGTCCGGGCCGACGAGGACACGCTGAGCTGTATCTGCGGCAAGACCAAGCTTGGGGAGGACATGTTGTGTCTCCTTCACGGCAAGAACAATGTGGCACAGCCCAGCAGTGAGGCAGGAGACCCCCTGTGCGCCCAAGACTCCCCTTACCTGGACACGATGCGAGTCATGAAGTGGTTCCAGACGGCCCTCACCAGAGCCTGGCACCGCATCGCCCACAAGTATGAGTTCGACCTAGCCTTTGGCCAGCTAGACACCCCAGGGTCCCTCAAGATCAGGTTCCGCTCAGGGAAGTTCATGCCCTTCAACCTGATTCCTGTGATCCAATGTGATGACTCCGACCTGTACTTTGTCTCCCACCTTCCCCGGGAGTCTTGCCCCGGGACCTCGGCATCGAGCACCGATTGGCTCCTGTCCTTTGCTGTCTACGAGCGCCACTTCCTCAGGATGACATCGAAGGCGCTGCCGGAGGGCGCCTGCCACCTCAGCTGCTTGCAGATTGCCTCCTTCTTGCTCTCCAAGCAGAGCTGCCTGACCGGCCCCAGCGGGCTGAGCAACTACCACCTGAAGACCGCCCTACTGCACCTCCTGCTCGCCCGGCGGCCCGCCGACTGGAAGGCTGGGCAGCTTGATGCACGTCTGCACGAGCTGCTCCGCTTTCTGGAGAAGAGCCTTCTGGAGAAGAAGCTCCATCACTTCTTCATCGGCAACCGCAAGGTGCCCGAGGCCACGGGGCTCCCTGAGGCCATGCGCAGGGCCGAGCCTCTTAACCTCTTCCGGCCCTTCGTCCTGCAGCGAAGTCTCTACCGAAAGACGGTAGACTCCTTCTATGAGATGCTCAAGAATGCCCCAGCACTCATTAGCGAGTACTCCCTCCATATCCCCTCAGACCACTCTAGCCTGCCCCCAAAAGCTGTCATCTTGTAG